In Deinococcus ruber, a genomic segment contains:
- a CDS encoding extracellular solute-binding protein gives MKRTALSLLSLALLGSAALAQQVTIKINGYGGTDPAIVGDLINKFVKPIVAKDNINVVYEPLQGDYNKALTTLLAAGNAGDLLYLPGETAGGFIATGKLLPLNGLVSTTPFIKSLNSVFTVKGQTYAIAKDFNTLSLVYNKDLFDEAKVAYPNANDTWKSLATKLTAVKKALPSGYYGICLQPGFDRFGAFAYAEGWKQFDSAGKTNLLSKPFVDAFTWYTSLAKDKVGVTPSEISQGWTGGCMQTGKVAVAIEGNWVAGFLKDNAPNLKYGSTLLPKADATGKRGNFLYTVGWALNAGTKNKAAAIRVLNALTSVDAQNYVLSEGLAIPSRTALQNNPFFTKAGAGSENARVVFQGATDGFVSGFNFGPAGADWSKIVDTALASVLSGQKSVKDALASAQADMNKLQSR, from the coding sequence ATGAAGCGTACTGCCCTTTCTCTTCTCTCGCTCGCCCTGCTGGGCAGCGCCGCTCTGGCTCAGCAGGTCACCATCAAGATCAACGGGTACGGCGGCACCGACCCGGCCATCGTGGGCGACCTGATCAACAAGTTCGTCAAGCCCATCGTCGCCAAGGACAACATCAATGTGGTGTACGAGCCGCTTCAGGGCGATTACAACAAGGCGCTCACCACGCTGCTGGCCGCAGGCAATGCGGGCGACCTGCTGTATCTGCCGGGCGAGACGGCGGGCGGCTTCATCGCCACCGGCAAGCTGCTGCCGCTGAACGGCCTGGTCAGCACCACGCCCTTCATCAAGAGCCTGAACAGCGTGTTCACGGTCAAGGGGCAGACCTACGCCATCGCCAAAGACTTCAACACCCTGTCGCTGGTGTACAACAAAGACCTCTTCGACGAAGCCAAAGTCGCGTATCCCAACGCCAACGACACCTGGAAGAGCCTGGCGACCAAGCTCACGGCGGTCAAGAAGGCGCTGCCCAGCGGCTATTACGGCATCTGCCTGCAACCGGGCTTCGACCGCTTCGGCGCGTTCGCCTACGCCGAAGGCTGGAAGCAGTTCGACAGTGCGGGCAAAACCAACCTGCTGTCCAAGCCCTTCGTGGATGCCTTCACCTGGTACACCAGCCTTGCCAAAGACAAGGTCGGCGTCACGCCCAGCGAGATCAGCCAGGGCTGGACGGGCGGCTGCATGCAGACCGGTAAGGTGGCTGTCGCCATCGAGGGCAACTGGGTCGCAGGCTTCCTGAAAGACAACGCGCCCAACCTGAAGTACGGCAGCACCCTGCTGCCCAAGGCCGACGCCACCGGCAAGCGCGGCAACTTCCTGTACACCGTAGGCTGGGCCTTAAATGCGGGCACCAAGAACAAAGCCGCCGCCATCAGAGTGCTGAACGCCCTGACCAGTGTGGACGCCCAGAACTACGTGCTGAGCGAAGGCCTCGCCATTCCCAGCCGCACCGCCCTTCAGAACAATCCGTTCTTCACCAAGGCGGGCGCTGGCTCCGAGAATGCCCGCGTGGTCTTCCAGGGAGCCACCGACGGCTTCGTGAGCGGCTTTAACTTCGGACCTGCCGGAGCCGACTGGAGCAAGATCGTGGATACCGCGCTCGCCAGTGTGCTGAGCGGCCAGAAATCGGTCAAGGACGCGCTCGCCAGCGCCCAGGCCGACATGAACAAGTTGCAGTCGCGCTAA
- a CDS encoding carbohydrate ABC transporter permease, with translation MNQKGQTATAYLFLTPFLVVLAVFFCFAFLRTIYYSFTDFNLFDPPKLIGLKPYADVLGDSSFRRALANSLLFAVITTTLQTILSLLMAVALNRKIRGLSFFRAAWYMPSITSSVVITLIFLWLFQQQGVVNYLITQLQSVWPLILTFVLILIAVQVIQVLWEKSRKLPVGYFDPALLAASALIALFVTWGLSAAGVVTAHEVVDTVSRPGQITPFLYQYFADKWLSIGGVQIISVPLMVIIFMNTFTTIPTLMLFFLAGLQNIPTALYEATEIDGATPFQQLMNVTVPMLRPVSFYVITVGLIGTLQMFDQVAVIGNAAPTDTLITLAYYVYANTFKSGVAPVYMASAAAIILAVITLLLVTVQRRFISPDAV, from the coding sequence GTGAATCAAAAAGGTCAGACCGCCACCGCCTATCTGTTCCTGACTCCTTTTCTGGTGGTGCTGGCGGTCTTTTTCTGTTTTGCCTTCCTGCGAACCATCTACTACTCCTTCACCGATTTCAACCTGTTCGATCCGCCCAAACTGATCGGCCTGAAACCCTACGCCGACGTGCTGGGCGACTCGTCGTTTCGCCGCGCCCTTGCCAACAGCCTGCTGTTCGCGGTCATCACCACCACGCTGCAAACGATCCTGTCGCTGCTGATGGCCGTAGCGCTCAACCGCAAGATTCGCGGCCTCAGCTTCTTCCGGGCCGCGTGGTACATGCCCAGCATCACCAGTTCGGTGGTCATCACCCTTATTTTTCTGTGGCTGTTTCAGCAGCAGGGCGTGGTCAATTACCTGATTACCCAGCTCCAGAGCGTGTGGCCGCTGATTCTGACCTTTGTATTAATCCTGATCGCCGTGCAGGTGATTCAGGTGCTGTGGGAGAAGTCGCGCAAGCTGCCGGTGGGCTATTTCGATCCGGCACTCCTGGCAGCGAGCGCTCTGATCGCGCTGTTCGTCACCTGGGGGCTTTCGGCGGCAGGCGTGGTCACGGCGCATGAAGTGGTCGATACCGTTTCTAGGCCCGGCCAGATCACGCCTTTCCTGTATCAGTATTTCGCCGACAAGTGGCTGAGCATCGGCGGCGTGCAGATCATCAGTGTGCCTCTGATGGTCATCATCTTCATGAATACCTTCACCACCATTCCCACCCTGATGCTGTTTTTCCTGGCAGGCCTTCAGAACATTCCGACGGCACTGTACGAGGCCACCGAGATCGACGGCGCGACTCCTTTTCAGCAGCTGATGAACGTGACGGTGCCGATGCTGCGCCCGGTCAGTTTCTACGTGATTACCGTGGGCCTGATCGGGACGCTCCAGATGTTCGATCAGGTGGCGGTGATCGGCAACGCCGCCCCCACCGACACCCTGATCACGCTGGCGTATTACGTGTACGCCAACACCTTCAAGAGCGGCGTGGCCCCGGTGTACATGGCGTCGGCGGCGGCCATCATCCTCGCCGTCATCACACTTCTGCTGGTCACGGTTCAGCGCCGTTTCATCAGCCCGGACGCCGTATGA
- a CDS encoding carbohydrate ABC transporter permease, producing the protein MTIVAPSPSSAPLKQQDNTAFLNRRRWARAGWLYLFMLVMSVLFLGPFLMGTLSSLKDNPNEYPPRILIPQLRPTFFMRAYQLGVQGAGDGWNGGLAPGNTVTFDVRVRNPKGAPQTPPTASLFVYQPTGLVNLARLAQAKDYSVLKVAETGVTGDLHSYRVTVTYAPLTAQTGERVRGELLPPQGNDLMATVNGKPVKVTLDTPQAQAHQYDLQPTQPVQLIRRGDQYFLEGPLMARLPLEIDVERGQVFVDSTLPPSDVQNFGRSLAFRNATPGILGYTFNNYRRAFQETRDAGTGRSLFLSWTLNTFAIAILKVLSAVVFCSLAGYALARLNFPGKNLLFALVLFVQMVPGQTTFISNYLVLKNLGLLNIWGLLVSGLVTAGGVFLMKQFFEGLPKELEEAASIDGASPFTTFWRVMLPQASPALIALSITTFQGAWNDFFWPLVVLKGDASRQVLTVGLQSFRDVYGGAGDYGLILSGAILSAIPVLIVFLIFQRYFVGTGADSAVKG; encoded by the coding sequence ATGACCATCGTTGCCCCCTCTCCCTCTTCCGCGCCGCTCAAGCAGCAGGACAACACCGCGTTTCTGAATCGTCGCCGCTGGGCGCGGGCAGGCTGGCTGTACCTGTTCATGCTGGTCATGAGCGTCCTCTTCCTGGGGCCGTTCCTGATGGGCACCCTGAGCAGCCTGAAAGACAATCCCAACGAGTACCCGCCGCGCATCCTGATTCCGCAGCTGCGGCCCACCTTCTTCATGCGGGCCTATCAGCTGGGCGTGCAGGGCGCGGGCGACGGCTGGAACGGCGGGCTTGCTCCGGGCAACACCGTCACCTTCGACGTGCGCGTGCGAAACCCCAAAGGTGCGCCCCAGACGCCACCAACCGCCTCGCTGTTCGTGTATCAGCCCACCGGTCTGGTCAATCTGGCGCGGCTGGCCCAGGCCAAGGATTATTCGGTACTGAAAGTGGCCGAAACGGGCGTGACCGGCGACCTGCACAGCTACCGCGTGACTGTGACCTACGCGCCGCTGACCGCCCAGACCGGCGAGCGCGTGCGCGGCGAGCTGCTGCCCCCGCAGGGCAACGACCTGATGGCGACGGTGAACGGCAAACCGGTCAAGGTCACGCTCGATACGCCGCAGGCCCAGGCCCACCAGTACGACCTTCAGCCCACCCAGCCGGTGCAGCTGATCCGCAGGGGCGACCAGTATTTTCTGGAAGGCCCGCTGATGGCCCGGCTGCCGCTGGAAATAGATGTCGAACGCGGTCAGGTGTTCGTGGACAGCACCCTGCCGCCCAGCGACGTGCAGAACTTCGGGCGCAGTCTGGCGTTCCGCAACGCCACTCCCGGCATCCTGGGCTACACCTTCAACAATTATCGCCGCGCCTTTCAGGAAACCCGCGACGCGGGCACCGGACGTAGCCTGTTTCTGAGCTGGACACTGAATACCTTTGCCATCGCCATTCTCAAGGTGCTGAGCGCGGTGGTGTTCTGCTCGCTGGCAGGCTACGCGCTGGCCCGCCTGAACTTCCCCGGCAAGAATCTGCTGTTCGCGCTGGTGCTGTTCGTGCAGATGGTGCCGGGCCAGACGACCTTCATCAGCAATTATCTGGTGCTGAAAAACCTAGGCCTGCTGAACATCTGGGGGCTGCTGGTGTCAGGGCTGGTCACGGCGGGCGGCGTCTTCCTGATGAAGCAGTTCTTCGAGGGCCTGCCCAAAGAGCTGGAAGAAGCCGCCAGCATCGACGGTGCGTCACCCTTCACGACCTTCTGGCGCGTGATGCTGCCCCAGGCGTCTCCGGCCCTGATCGCCCTGTCGATCACCACCTTTCAGGGAGCGTGGAACGACTTCTTCTGGCCGCTGGTAGTGCTGAAAGGCGACGCCAGCCGACAGGTTCTGACGGTGGGGCTTCAGAGCTTCCGCGACGTGTACGGCGGGGCCGGAGACTACGGCCTGATCCTGTCAGGCGCGATTCTCTCGGCCATCCCGGTGCTGATCGTCTTCCTGATCTTCCAGCGCTACTTCGTGGGCACCGGAGCCGACAGCGCCGTGAAGGGATAA
- a CDS encoding glycogen debranching N-terminal domain-containing protein, whose amino-acid sequence MLSTRTVLKENELYLVGDANYTVQSGESGFYRRDTRHLSAYRWLLDGEAPQPLVQHLRAPFWMSEQAGNANLGYTMHTGLTRDLTVTAGGLQDHLRLKVYTPGHHQLRLELAADFVDMFEVRGWNTLEDRVVRVTPTPSGVTFAYTARDGMENRTEVTCTPAGHWDGTAMVWEVAGDLDLTVTVQALQDAEAGQPADPQALLTDYAQWQPPFTLPHSNDQRVLERSMQDLRSLLFHTDHGPFPAAGLPWFVAPFGRDSLIIAHLVLPYRPDIALGVVRYLAARQGVKHDPETLEQPGKILHEERTGELTRLNLTVFRPYYGSCDATPLFVWLVGELSRSRPELATELRPQWEAALKWMMTDGDPDQDLLIEYTPHEQGIRNQVWKDSGDSTFNEDGQDAEGHIAVIEVQGYAYAAYLAGTHLARVVGDNDAAQFYTERARKLREKFQQSFWWPERGYYAHALDGDKRPLKVLVSNPAHTLWTGIIPPEHAGAVVGAALSDELYSGWGLRTLGTQEPRYNPVSYHNGSVWPHDTAVFALGLERYGYEQEARRVARDLFDAALWADDARLPELFAGFAREDGPPVPYPAACHPQGWDAAIPLALAHLIAERIPVPEHEV is encoded by the coding sequence ATGCTGAGTACCCGTACCGTCCTGAAAGAAAACGAACTCTATCTGGTAGGCGACGCCAATTACACGGTGCAGAGCGGTGAATCGGGCTTTTATCGCCGCGACACCCGCCACCTGTCGGCGTACCGCTGGCTGCTGGACGGGGAAGCGCCGCAACCGCTGGTGCAGCACCTGCGTGCGCCGTTCTGGATGAGCGAGCAGGCGGGCAATGCCAACCTGGGCTACACCATGCACACCGGCCTGACCCGTGACCTGACCGTGACGGCGGGCGGCCTGCAAGACCACCTGCGCCTGAAGGTCTATACGCCCGGCCACCACCAGTTGCGCCTGGAACTGGCCGCCGATTTCGTGGACATGTTCGAGGTGCGCGGCTGGAATACCCTGGAAGACCGCGTGGTGCGCGTGACGCCCACCCCGAGCGGCGTGACCTTCGCGTACACCGCCCGCGACGGCATGGAGAACCGCACCGAAGTGACCTGCACTCCGGCGGGCCACTGGGACGGCACGGCGATGGTCTGGGAAGTCGCCGGAGACCTCGACCTGACCGTGACCGTACAGGCTCTTCAGGACGCCGAAGCAGGGCAGCCCGCCGACCCACAGGCGCTGCTGACCGACTACGCGCAGTGGCAGCCGCCTTTTACGCTGCCGCACAGCAACGATCAGCGCGTGCTGGAGCGCAGCATGCAGGACCTGCGGAGCCTGCTGTTTCATACCGACCACGGGCCGTTTCCGGCGGCGGGCCTGCCCTGGTTCGTGGCCCCGTTCGGGCGCGATTCGCTGATCATCGCGCATCTGGTGCTGCCGTACCGCCCCGACATCGCGCTGGGCGTGGTCCGCTATCTGGCGGCGCGGCAGGGCGTGAAACATGACCCCGAAACGCTGGAACAGCCGGGCAAGATTCTGCACGAAGAGCGGACTGGCGAACTCACGCGGCTGAATCTGACGGTGTTCCGCCCGTATTACGGCAGTTGCGACGCCACGCCTCTCTTCGTGTGGCTGGTGGGCGAGCTGAGCCGCAGCCGTCCGGAACTCGCCACCGAGCTGCGGCCCCAGTGGGAAGCCGCGCTGAAGTGGATGATGACCGACGGCGACCCCGACCAGGATCTGCTGATCGAATACACCCCGCACGAACAGGGCATTCGCAATCAGGTCTGGAAGGACAGCGGCGACAGCACCTTCAACGAGGACGGACAGGACGCCGAGGGGCACATCGCGGTGATCGAGGTGCAGGGCTACGCCTACGCCGCGTATCTGGCAGGCACACATCTGGCCCGCGTGGTGGGCGACAATGACGCCGCGCAGTTCTATACCGAACGCGCCCGGAAGCTGCGCGAGAAATTTCAGCAGAGCTTCTGGTGGCCCGAGCGCGGCTACTACGCACACGCCCTGGACGGCGACAAACGCCCGCTGAAGGTGCTGGTCAGCAACCCGGCCCATACCCTCTGGACGGGCATCATTCCGCCGGAACATGCAGGCGCGGTGGTGGGCGCAGCCCTCAGCGACGAACTGTATTCCGGCTGGGGACTGAGAACGCTGGGCACTCAGGAACCGCGCTACAACCCGGTGTCGTATCACAACGGCTCGGTGTGGCCGCACGACACCGCCGTGTTTGCGCTGGGCCTGGAGCGCTACGGCTACGAGCAGGAAGCCCGCCGCGTGGCCCGCGACCTGTTCGACGCCGCGCTGTGGGCCGACGACGCCCGCCTGCCGGAACTGTTCGCCGGATTCGCCCGCGAGGACGGCCCGCCCGTGCCCTACCCCGCCGCCTGCCACCCGCAGGGCTGGGACGCCGCCATTCCGCTGGCCCTGGCGCACCTGATCGCCGAACGCATTCCGGTGCCGGAGCACGAGGTTTAA